In Kangiella koreensis DSM 16069, a single window of DNA contains:
- a CDS encoding GGDEF domain-containing protein has translation MSQQKTRNEIHWLTGQFRDRSNESKYRDYIEKSVRFESRFALIVVAVIFGMFGITDYNLLGLTRDYYLLLTMRIIVVSSCLILAFIIGRSGGYARNVWLHALPLWIVATGIVLIVPLRPESLSTQVTAIVVAIMAFYLLIPNLLTVAALASLYLSISFLSAAVAFAELSPVATVTIGLLIMVANIVGYTALLRIEFLQRKQFALLNEEREQNRHLEKEITHRKSLEERLRTAAESDALTGVDSRGHFMQRAEALLQRSRFEKAPFCLFMIDVDYFKRVNDTWGHTCGDQILSKIAEVCQHSLRPNDIIGRFGGEEFVVGLPNTNTSEAKAVADRLKDNVAALTLDGEMSELRLSVTIGIAVADTEDDDLDVLITRADNMLYVGKREGRNRVVI, from the coding sequence TTGTCACAACAAAAAACACGCAATGAAATACATTGGCTGACGGGGCAGTTTCGTGACCGTAGTAATGAGTCGAAATACCGCGATTATATTGAGAAAAGCGTACGCTTCGAATCTCGCTTTGCGTTGATTGTAGTAGCGGTGATATTTGGGATGTTTGGGATAACCGACTACAACCTGTTGGGGTTAACTCGCGACTATTATCTATTGTTAACCATGCGCATTATAGTAGTGAGCTCATGTTTGATTTTAGCATTTATCATTGGGCGTAGTGGCGGTTATGCTCGAAACGTTTGGTTGCATGCTTTGCCACTGTGGATAGTAGCGACCGGTATTGTTTTAATTGTTCCCTTACGCCCAGAAAGTCTCTCCACCCAGGTCACAGCAATCGTGGTGGCGATAATGGCATTTTACCTACTCATTCCCAATTTGCTTACTGTGGCAGCGTTAGCCAGCTTATATTTAAGTATCAGCTTTTTATCAGCAGCAGTGGCTTTTGCAGAATTGTCACCCGTAGCTACGGTAACTATAGGGCTCTTGATAATGGTGGCGAATATTGTGGGTTACACCGCTTTGTTGAGGATAGAGTTTCTGCAACGTAAGCAATTTGCGCTACTTAACGAGGAGCGTGAACAAAACAGACATCTGGAAAAAGAAATAACGCATCGAAAGTCCTTGGAAGAACGATTACGTACGGCTGCTGAAAGTGATGCGCTGACAGGCGTCGACAGCCGAGGCCATTTTATGCAGCGGGCCGAAGCACTCTTGCAACGTTCGCGATTCGAAAAAGCACCTTTCTGTTTATTCATGATCGATGTCGATTATTTTAAGCGTGTTAACGACACCTGGGGTCACACCTGCGGCGATCAGATATTGAGCAAAATCGCCGAAGTTTGCCAGCATTCGCTTCGCCCAAACGATATTATCGGACGCTTCGGCGGCGAAGAATTTGTGGTGGGTTTGCCGAATACAAATACCAGTGAAGCAAAGGCCGTGGCAGATCGATTAAAGGACAATGTCGCGGCACTGACACTGGACGGTGAAATGAGCGAACTAAGACTAAGCGTCACCATTGGAATAGCAGTCGCCGATACCGAAGATGATGATCTCGATGTTCTCATTACGCGAGCGGATAACATGCTCTATGTGGGTAAGCGCGAAGGTAGAAATCGGGTGGTGATTTAG
- a CDS encoding DUF6920 family protein, with product MAKVKEGISKVDFSHLSGLPEPVQRYFRHVLVDGQPYINEVIINQTGVLRTSTEKNKWFSFSAQHQVTPLSKSFEWNARVTLFPALWISIQDRYLDRVGSGHIKLWSIIPVANDGGHMEINSGELHRYLAEGVWYPTALLPESGVTWKAIDGGKALASITIDNITVALEFTFNERGEVVAVYTDGRYGRFGEGYQQKPWEGHFKDYHEVNGMKVPRYGEVGWWVDGQYELVWKGDIIKTEIVFKD from the coding sequence ATGGCTAAAGTGAAAGAAGGGATATCCAAAGTTGATTTTAGCCATTTGTCAGGATTGCCAGAGCCAGTACAGCGTTATTTCAGGCATGTATTGGTGGATGGCCAGCCCTACATCAACGAAGTCATCATTAATCAAACCGGTGTCCTTAGAACCAGTACCGAAAAGAATAAATGGTTCTCTTTCAGTGCCCAACACCAGGTCACTCCTCTCAGCAAAAGTTTTGAATGGAACGCACGAGTAACATTATTCCCTGCTTTATGGATTAGCATACAAGACCGTTACCTTGATCGCGTTGGCTCTGGTCACATAAAGCTATGGTCAATAATCCCAGTAGCCAATGACGGCGGACACATGGAAATCAACTCAGGTGAATTACATCGCTATTTAGCGGAAGGCGTCTGGTATCCGACAGCATTGCTGCCGGAATCAGGAGTAACATGGAAAGCGATTGATGGGGGCAAAGCATTAGCGTCGATAACCATCGACAATATTACAGTCGCACTTGAGTTTACCTTCAATGAAAGAGGCGAAGTGGTGGCCGTTTATACCGATGGGCGCTATGGACGATTTGGTGAAGGCTATCAACAGAAACCATGGGAAGGACACTTCAAAGACTATCATGAAGTTAACGGCATGAAAGTCCCGAGATATGGTGAAGTCGGCTGGTGGGTCGATGGGCAGTATGAATTGGTCTGGAAAGGCGACATAATTAAAACTGAGATTGTTTTTAAGGATTAA
- a CDS encoding DUF1287 domain-containing protein gives MKIILLVTALILFTGQVNAQKLSEQLVYAAIDRTELEITYDGRYIAIDYPNGDVPAEIGVCTDVVIRSYRELGIDLQQLVHEDMRDNFELYPSKRIWGLTSTDRNIDHRRVPNLQTFFKRQGESLSISENPEHYQPGDIVSWMLPGNLPHIGIVTNQKNPDNGNPLIVHNIGAGPKLEDMLFDYDITGHYRYFPQTQE, from the coding sequence ATGAAAATCATTCTACTAGTTACTGCTTTAATACTTTTTACTGGTCAGGTAAATGCACAAAAACTTAGTGAGCAACTAGTCTATGCTGCGATAGACAGAACGGAATTAGAAATAACCTACGATGGACGTTATATTGCGATTGATTATCCAAATGGCGACGTACCTGCAGAGATTGGGGTCTGTACCGATGTGGTGATTCGTTCCTATCGAGAGCTGGGGATTGATTTGCAACAACTAGTTCATGAAGATATGCGCGATAACTTTGAATTGTATCCTTCAAAAAGAATTTGGGGACTAACCTCAACCGATAGAAATATTGATCATCGAAGAGTCCCCAATCTGCAAACATTCTTTAAGCGGCAAGGGGAAAGCTTGAGTATCAGTGAAAACCCCGAACACTATCAGCCCGGAGATATAGTTAGTTGGATGCTGCCGGGTAACTTGCCGCATATTGGCATCGTAACCAATCAAAAGAATCCAGATAACGGTAACCCATTGATTGTGCATAATATTGGCGCAGGTCCTAAGCTTGAAGATATGTTATTTGACTATGATATAACAGGTCATTACCGCTATTTCCCGCAAACACAAGAATAA
- a CDS encoding PhzF family phenazine biosynthesis protein, with translation MTVEMHVVDAFTEQLFGGNPAAVIMTEEWLDDSLMQSIATENNLSETAFLKPVEHNHYQIRWFSPLTEIDFCGHATMASAFVVFLNNPSLSEVKFSAPAVGELIVTKQADGVIDMSFPNRKPEPVGDVPQALLDGLSKEPRQVLRNEQAYFAIYDGEESVRAIEYDSEKLKLLAPFDVVVSSPGKDYDFVSRYFWPANGGDEDPVTGSIHAGLAPYWGEKMSKQELVAFQASQRGGVVHCRLADNRVHVAGKAVLYLKGEIVI, from the coding sequence ATGACTGTTGAGATGCATGTGGTGGATGCGTTCACTGAGCAATTGTTTGGGGGAAATCCTGCGGCGGTTATTATGACCGAGGAATGGTTGGATGATTCTTTAATGCAATCGATTGCTACTGAGAACAATCTTTCCGAGACGGCTTTCCTTAAGCCTGTTGAACATAACCATTATCAAATCCGTTGGTTTTCTCCTTTAACTGAAATTGATTTTTGTGGCCATGCGACGATGGCTTCTGCTTTTGTGGTGTTCTTGAATAATCCTTCGTTATCGGAAGTTAAGTTTAGTGCGCCTGCGGTAGGTGAGCTGATTGTGACTAAGCAGGCGGATGGTGTGATTGATATGAGTTTTCCGAATCGAAAGCCGGAGCCGGTCGGCGATGTACCGCAGGCTTTGTTGGATGGATTGTCAAAAGAACCGCGACAAGTGTTACGTAATGAACAGGCTTATTTTGCGATTTACGATGGTGAAGAATCTGTCAGAGCGATTGAGTACGATAGTGAGAAGTTGAAGTTGTTGGCGCCGTTTGATGTGGTAGTGTCGTCGCCAGGTAAAGATTATGATTTTGTGTCACGTTATTTCTGGCCAGCAAATGGGGGTGATGAAGATCCGGTGACGGGTTCGATTCATGCCGGACTTGCGCCTTATTGGGGTGAAAAAATGAGTAAGCAGGAGCTGGTTGCTTTTCAGGCTTCGCAACGCGGTGGTGTGGTGCATTGCCGTTTAGCAGACAATAGAGTGCATGTGGCGGGGAAAGCGGTTTTGTACTTGAAGGGTGAAATCGTTATTTAG
- a CDS encoding DUF6500 family protein, whose amino-acid sequence MRQELRNRIIEICEKKILAKGESVGVSFYAFFANKNDNPELLMEAATWWIKMHKLDHFEKAVKVKEMVETGL is encoded by the coding sequence ATGAGACAAGAACTAAGAAATAGAATAATCGAAATCTGCGAAAAAAAAATATTAGCTAAGGGTGAGTCGGTAGGTGTTTCATTTTATGCATTCTTTGCCAACAAGAATGATAATCCAGAATTACTTATGGAGGCTGCAACTTGGTGGATAAAAATGCATAAGCTCGATCACTTTGAAAAAGCAGTAAAAGTAAAGGAAATGGTTGAGACAGGACTATAG
- a CDS encoding encapsulin-associated ferritin-like protein, whose protein sequence is MSNEGYHEPYEELSDETKDMHRAIISLMEELEAVDWYNQRIDCCKDNDLRKILRHNRDEEKEHAAMVLEWIRRRDPKFDQQLKDYLFTEDEIGH, encoded by the coding sequence ATGTCGAATGAAGGTTATCACGAACCGTATGAAGAATTATCCGATGAAACGAAAGATATGCACCGTGCGATTATTTCGTTGATGGAAGAACTCGAAGCGGTCGATTGGTATAACCAGCGTATTGATTGCTGCAAAGATAATGATCTGAGAAAGATCCTGCGTCATAACCGCGATGAAGAAAAAGAACATGCGGCCATGGTTCTCGAATGGATTCGTCGTCGCGATCCAAAATTTGATCAGCAACTTAAAGATTATTTATTTACTGAAGATGAAATTGGTCATTAA
- a CDS encoding serine hydrolase domain-containing protein: protein MTLLNINKAVIVLSQWMALLCSIIILTACQTVPHSIEKVTGEPVEIKELENFVSHRMEELNVPGLSLAVINDGEIVYQGAFGVKNRSTGEKLTNQTVFEAASLSKPLFAYFVMLQVKKGLIGLDEPLYQYHPNKNLLVDKRHQLITARMLLTHTSGLPNWRKHSGAELELSFMPGTQFQYSGEGYEYLRRVLQELLATDDDGLQMLLEEEAVEAIGSDFMKYNWDERIPSRKAFGHRNDVPTDNHKHDHNFGASYSLNTTAEDYAKFLVALMRPVPAKKEMVETFLKIQDQMPNEEGEMHRSLGFPVKQTEHGIRYYHSGNNGDFRAYCHFYKKRGFGVVLYSNSDKLFSSNLAEEIVEYLGDTWFYM from the coding sequence ATGACCTTATTAAATATCAATAAAGCAGTTATAGTACTTAGCCAGTGGATGGCTTTGCTTTGTAGCATAATAATACTGACAGCTTGTCAAACCGTACCACATAGCATTGAAAAGGTAACTGGAGAGCCAGTTGAAATAAAAGAACTAGAAAATTTTGTAAGCCATCGAATGGAAGAACTGAATGTGCCCGGGTTGTCATTGGCAGTCATAAATGATGGAGAGATTGTGTATCAAGGTGCATTCGGAGTAAAGAATCGTTCTACAGGTGAAAAGCTAACTAACCAAACAGTGTTTGAGGCGGCTTCTTTATCCAAACCGCTATTTGCCTATTTTGTAATGTTGCAAGTTAAAAAGGGACTGATTGGACTTGATGAACCTTTATATCAGTATCATCCCAATAAAAATCTATTAGTAGATAAGCGGCACCAACTAATTACGGCACGCATGTTATTAACCCATACTTCTGGGTTACCAAACTGGAGAAAACATTCTGGCGCTGAATTGGAGTTATCGTTCATGCCAGGTACTCAGTTCCAATACTCGGGAGAAGGCTATGAGTATCTAAGGCGAGTGTTACAAGAGTTGCTGGCAACCGATGATGATGGTCTTCAAATGTTATTAGAAGAAGAGGCAGTAGAAGCTATCGGCTCAGACTTTATGAAGTACAACTGGGATGAAAGAATTCCATCACGAAAAGCATTTGGACATCGCAATGATGTGCCGACTGACAACCATAAACATGATCATAATTTTGGAGCATCCTATAGTTTAAATACGACTGCAGAAGATTACGCGAAGTTTTTAGTGGCCCTAATGCGACCAGTGCCAGCGAAAAAGGAAATGGTAGAAACCTTTCTAAAAATCCAAGATCAGATGCCAAATGAAGAAGGCGAAATGCACCGAAGCCTTGGCTTTCCAGTTAAGCAAACAGAGCATGGCATAAGATACTACCATTCAGGTAATAACGGAGACTTCAGGGCCTATTGCCATTTTTATAAAAAGAGAGGGTTTGGAGTAGTCCTTTACAGTAATTCCGATAAATTATTCTCTTCTAATCTTGCCGAAGAAATAGTCGAGTACCTGGGAGATACCTGGTTTTATATGTAA
- the rnk gene encoding nucleoside diphosphate kinase regulator, producing the protein MSTKPDIVISSLDVERLEKLLETLPHDAVGKEELEIELERAEIVEPKEVPANVVTMNSTVRFKVASSKEEFEYTLVYPKDADGSNNKISILAPVGSAMLGLKEGDEIEWPKPGGGVLKVHIDKVVYQPEREGLYYR; encoded by the coding sequence ATGTCTACAAAACCTGATATTGTGATTTCTTCGCTGGATGTGGAAAGGCTGGAAAAACTGTTGGAAACACTACCACACGATGCGGTGGGAAAAGAAGAGTTGGAAATTGAATTAGAAAGAGCAGAAATCGTAGAGCCTAAAGAGGTTCCCGCGAATGTGGTGACCATGAACTCAACAGTGCGTTTTAAAGTGGCTTCGTCAAAAGAAGAGTTTGAATATACTTTGGTGTATCCAAAGGATGCGGACGGAAGTAACAACAAGATTTCAATTCTCGCTCCAGTAGGTAGCGCTATGCTAGGTTTGAAAGAAGGCGATGAGATCGAGTGGCCGAAGCCGGGTGGCGGCGTATTAAAAGTACATATTGATAAAGTTGTTTACCAGCCTGAAAGGGAAGGACTGTATTATCGATAA
- a CDS encoding serine hydrolase domain-containing protein has product MRPILKIFGVALIAVIAVALVIGLNPFIDRDAVATNPISLDEAPIAEAEAEKIRSFIETEADGIDAFIALRGEKILMQNGEVGTPMNLASARKSVVSLLFGIAADRDLIDIQKTLAELGIDESGKSLTATEKKATVEQLLKARSGVYLQSGAETVEIKDGRPRRGQYAPGEYYFYNNWDFNVLGAIFEQETGLSIGEALEQWLAVPLGMQDFNTEHVFYDKQGSDSDYRTYRIHMSARDLARLGALVAQDGIWNGKQVVSKEWIEKSTYPYSATNNYFYDGFGYSWWLNSEINAVAADGWGGQYMLINREQGLTVVTRRDTGNSMLGFLIFIGFKKQGHPADIQKIYKQMLEIIENKI; this is encoded by the coding sequence ATGCGACCTATACTAAAAATCTTCGGAGTTGCTCTTATTGCAGTGATTGCCGTAGCACTGGTGATTGGACTTAACCCTTTTATTGACAGAGATGCAGTAGCGACAAATCCTATATCACTCGACGAAGCTCCTATAGCGGAAGCCGAAGCCGAAAAAATCAGAAGCTTTATTGAAACTGAAGCAGATGGTATTGATGCATTCATTGCTTTGCGTGGTGAAAAGATTCTGATGCAAAACGGTGAGGTTGGAACGCCAATGAATCTGGCTTCGGCGCGTAAAAGTGTGGTTAGCCTACTATTTGGCATTGCAGCGGACCGTGATTTGATCGATATACAAAAGACGCTTGCTGAACTAGGGATAGATGAAAGCGGTAAGTCGCTGACGGCAACCGAAAAGAAGGCTACCGTAGAGCAGCTGTTAAAAGCACGTTCAGGTGTCTACCTGCAGTCGGGTGCAGAGACCGTTGAGATAAAGGATGGTCGTCCACGTCGGGGGCAATATGCACCAGGCGAATATTACTTTTACAACAACTGGGACTTTAATGTTCTGGGAGCAATTTTTGAACAAGAGACTGGTCTGTCAATTGGAGAAGCTTTAGAACAATGGCTAGCGGTGCCATTAGGCATGCAGGACTTTAATACAGAACATGTGTTTTACGACAAGCAGGGATCAGACTCTGACTATAGGACTTATCGAATCCACATGAGTGCACGTGATTTGGCAAGATTAGGAGCACTAGTCGCGCAAGATGGTATCTGGAATGGGAAGCAAGTAGTTTCAAAAGAATGGATTGAGAAAAGCACCTATCCTTATTCAGCAACCAACAATTACTTTTACGATGGATTTGGCTATTCATGGTGGCTGAACTCAGAAATAAATGCAGTCGCCGCCGATGGCTGGGGTGGGCAATATATGCTGATTAATCGTGAACAAGGTTTAACGGTAGTGACACGCCGTGATACCGGCAATTCGATGCTCGGATTTTTGATATTTATTGGATTTAAGAAACAAGGTCATCCAGCAGATATACAGAAAATCTATAAACAGATGCTGGAAATAATAGAAAACAAAATATGA
- a CDS encoding cytochrome b has translation MPLKDNQNQYGTVSRVLHWGIAILLLWQFLSAASHFFFDDTAIEAFFWPTHKPMGFLLFVLIFIRVIWALINVKNRPPSINWFARLGHITLYLLMLAIPALGLLRQYGSGRSFEPFGIPLFSGFESGKIEWTLDLGGLLHGELGWLLFVLTIGHIIMSFWHKKSKTTENVMPRMWGRQSKE, from the coding sequence ATGCCATTAAAAGATAACCAAAATCAGTATGGGACAGTCAGCCGAGTATTACACTGGGGAATAGCGATATTATTGTTATGGCAATTTCTTAGCGCAGCATCGCATTTCTTTTTTGATGATACAGCCATTGAAGCTTTCTTTTGGCCAACGCATAAACCAATGGGCTTTTTGCTGTTTGTATTAATCTTTATTCGAGTTATTTGGGCGTTAATCAATGTAAAAAATCGTCCACCATCTATCAACTGGTTTGCAAGACTCGGCCATATCACGCTTTACCTATTAATGTTAGCCATACCAGCGTTAGGCTTGTTGCGTCAATATGGGTCGGGAAGGTCATTTGAACCATTTGGTATCCCATTGTTCAGTGGATTTGAAAGCGGAAAAATTGAATGGACGTTAGATCTGGGTGGATTATTACATGGCGAGCTTGGATGGTTACTGTTCGTGCTCACCATCGGCCATATCATTATGAGCTTCTGGCACAAAAAATCAAAAACAACTGAAAACGTCATGCCACGTATGTGGGGAAGACAAAGTAAAGAATAA
- the katG gene encoding catalase/peroxidase HPI, with product MSEKKCPVMHGGVTKSDRSNMDWWPNALNLDILHQHDRKTNPMGEDFDYQKEVKKLDFDALKKDLHDLMTNSQEWWPADWGHYGGLMIRLSWHAAGTYRIADGRGGAATGNQRFAPINSWPDNVSLDKARRLLWPIKKKYGNKLSWADLITYAGTIAYESMGLKTYGFAFGREDIWHPEKDTYWGSEKEWLAPSDNEHSRYSGERDLDNPLAAVMMGLIYVNPEGVDGNPDPIKTAHDVRVTFERMAMNDEETVALTAGGHTVGKCHGNGDAELLGPEPEAADVEEQGLGWNNKTKRGIGRDTVTSGIEGAWTTEPTKWDNGYFEMLLNHEWELKKSPAGAWQWEPIEIKEEDKPVDVEDPSIRLNPIMTDADMAMKVDPEYRKISERFYKDPEYFSEVFARAWFKLTHRDMGPKSRYIGPDVPQEDLIWQDPVPAGNKDYDVAAVKEKIKASGLSISEMVTTAWDSTRTFRGSDVRGGANGARIRLAPQKDWQGNEPERLAKVLKVLEPIAKESGASVADVIVLAGSAGIEMAAKKAGFDIKVPFSPGRGDATDEMTDVDSFEPLEPLHDGYRNWLKKDYVVAAEEMLLDRTQLMGLTAPEMTVLIGGMRVLGTNYGNSKHGVFTDREGALTNDFFVNLTDMNYTWKPTGNNLYEICDRKTGKTKWTATRVDLVFGSNSILRALAEVYAQDDNQEKFVRDFIAAWTKVMNADRFDL from the coding sequence ATGTCAGAGAAAAAATGTCCGGTGATGCATGGTGGCGTCACCAAAAGTGATCGATCCAATATGGATTGGTGGCCGAACGCTTTAAACCTCGACATTCTCCATCAACATGATCGAAAGACTAACCCGATGGGGGAGGATTTTGATTATCAAAAAGAAGTCAAAAAACTTGATTTCGATGCCCTTAAAAAAGACTTACACGATCTAATGACCAATAGTCAGGAATGGTGGCCCGCAGACTGGGGGCATTATGGTGGCCTGATGATCCGTTTGAGTTGGCACGCAGCTGGTACTTATCGGATTGCCGATGGTCGCGGTGGCGCGGCAACCGGTAATCAGCGCTTTGCCCCGATCAACTCGTGGCCTGATAACGTCAGCCTCGATAAGGCGCGTCGGCTGCTATGGCCCATTAAAAAGAAGTATGGAAATAAACTCAGCTGGGCGGATTTAATCACTTATGCCGGCACTATTGCTTATGAGTCCATGGGTCTTAAAACCTACGGATTTGCTTTCGGGCGCGAGGATATCTGGCATCCTGAAAAAGATACTTATTGGGGCTCGGAAAAAGAATGGCTGGCGCCGAGTGATAATGAGCATAGTCGTTATTCGGGCGAGCGTGATCTGGATAATCCGCTGGCGGCAGTAATGATGGGGCTGATTTATGTTAATCCAGAAGGAGTTGATGGTAATCCTGATCCAATCAAGACCGCACACGATGTGCGCGTAACTTTTGAGCGGATGGCGATGAATGATGAAGAAACAGTGGCCTTAACTGCTGGTGGTCATACGGTCGGTAAATGCCACGGCAATGGCGATGCTGAATTACTGGGACCGGAGCCTGAAGCTGCTGATGTTGAAGAGCAGGGTCTTGGCTGGAATAACAAGACTAAGCGTGGCATCGGTCGTGATACTGTAACCAGTGGCATTGAAGGAGCTTGGACGACTGAGCCCACTAAGTGGGATAACGGCTATTTTGAGATGCTACTGAATCATGAGTGGGAGTTGAAAAAAAGTCCTGCTGGGGCCTGGCAATGGGAGCCTATTGAAATCAAAGAGGAAGACAAGCCAGTTGATGTAGAAGACCCTTCTATCCGATTAAATCCAATCATGACGGATGCCGATATGGCAATGAAAGTAGATCCAGAATACCGCAAGATATCTGAGCGTTTCTATAAAGATCCAGAGTATTTTTCGGAAGTGTTCGCGCGTGCCTGGTTTAAGCTGACGCACAGAGACATGGGGCCAAAATCACGCTACATAGGCCCGGACGTACCGCAGGAAGATTTAATCTGGCAGGATCCTGTTCCTGCAGGTAACAAAGATTATGATGTAGCTGCGGTAAAAGAAAAAATCAAAGCCAGCGGTTTGTCGATTAGCGAGATGGTAACGACAGCCTGGGACAGCACAAGAACCTTCCGCGGATCGGATGTTCGTGGTGGTGCCAACGGAGCGCGAATTCGTTTAGCGCCACAAAAGGACTGGCAGGGCAATGAGCCTGAGAGGTTGGCCAAAGTGCTTAAGGTGCTTGAACCGATAGCCAAAGAAAGCGGTGCCAGTGTTGCCGATGTGATTGTTCTAGCGGGTAGCGCAGGAATTGAGATGGCTGCCAAAAAGGCGGGCTTTGACATCAAGGTTCCATTCTCGCCTGGTCGTGGCGATGCAACCGATGAGATGACGGATGTTGATTCATTCGAGCCTTTAGAGCCACTGCATGATGGCTACCGAAACTGGCTGAAAAAAGATTATGTGGTCGCGGCTGAAGAAATGCTGCTGGACCGCACTCAGTTGATGGGATTGACCGCGCCAGAAATGACGGTATTAATCGGTGGGATGCGTGTGCTTGGAACCAATTATGGTAATAGCAAGCATGGCGTGTTTACCGATCGCGAAGGAGCTTTAACCAATGACTTCTTCGTCAATTTGACCGACATGAATTACACATGGAAGCCAACTGGGAATAATCTGTATGAAATCTGTGACCGTAAAACGGGTAAGACAAAGTGGACCGCAACTCGTGTCGACTTAGTGTTTGGCTCAAACTCAATTTTGCGTGCGCTTGCAGAAGTCTATGCACAGGACGACAACCAAGAAAAGTTTGTCAGAGATTTCATTGCAGCCTGGACAAAAGTCATGAACGCTGATCGATTCGACCTATAA
- a CDS encoding serine hydrolase domain-containing protein, translated as MKRVEQLVAILTCSIIVITASGKEVGNDQDLSISAIDRIEKNLLPNHYLDGHVTPKSIPQVMLEEKIPGVSIVFIDDGKIAWCKAYGYADLEKAKLVTSETVFTGASLSKPIAAVTALRLVDKGLVSLDEDINHKLEGWTIHESDYTKDKKVTLRHLIGHTAGVKNFVYGSYDEGQAIPTTVQILEGTSPSINPSAEMMAVPGEQYKYSNPGYTIIELLIEDITGKGFEEVVEEGVLSRANMKDSSFVQPAPQYLMKRKATGYSNELKAYPYRLFPFQAAGGIWTTPQDLAKFMIALMDDYHEKNNTLVSKKIADQIFAKDKARLGFTKKYNEESGDLVFDHWGSNEGFTSYMVGSLGDKQGLVIMTNSDNGFGLMAAISRAVAQEYDWDLHKPRVYKATSIEENKLEAFAGKFGDGKDDGEVNQFTIIDDVLNLSLKESKAAQELVPIGDNIFIAPSQYVTYEFLKGKDGSIKWVRVTHESGWNYDLIKYQ; from the coding sequence ATGAAAAGAGTAGAGCAGCTGGTTGCGATTCTAACATGCTCAATAATCGTGATAACGGCTAGTGGCAAAGAAGTTGGTAATGACCAAGATTTGAGCATCAGTGCGATTGACAGAATAGAGAAAAACTTACTACCCAATCATTATCTAGATGGGCATGTAACGCCAAAGTCCATACCCCAGGTTATGCTAGAAGAAAAAATACCGGGCGTGAGCATCGTATTCATCGATGATGGAAAGATTGCATGGTGCAAGGCTTATGGGTATGCGGATTTAGAAAAGGCAAAATTAGTAACATCTGAAACCGTATTTACTGGAGCCTCGTTAAGTAAACCGATAGCTGCCGTAACCGCATTGCGGCTGGTTGATAAAGGTCTGGTTTCACTGGATGAGGATATAAATCATAAGTTAGAAGGTTGGACAATACATGAAAGTGATTACACAAAAGACAAAAAAGTAACATTGAGACACTTGATTGGTCATACAGCTGGTGTAAAAAACTTCGTATATGGCTCATATGATGAAGGACAAGCAATTCCAACGACAGTACAGATATTAGAAGGAACATCACCATCTATTAATCCTTCTGCTGAAATGATGGCTGTACCTGGTGAGCAATATAAGTATTCAAACCCAGGCTACACCATCATTGAGCTATTAATAGAGGATATTACCGGCAAGGGTTTCGAGGAGGTCGTTGAAGAAGGCGTTTTATCACGCGCAAACATGAAAGATAGTTCTTTTGTGCAACCAGCTCCGCAATACTTGATGAAGCGAAAAGCAACAGGCTACTCAAACGAACTAAAAGCATACCCCTATAGGCTTTTTCCATTCCAGGCAGCGGGAGGGATTTGGACGACTCCACAAGACCTAGCAAAATTCATGATTGCGCTTATGGATGACTATCACGAAAAAAATAATACACTAGTGTCGAAAAAAATAGCAGACCAGATATTTGCAAAGGACAAAGCTAGACTTGGTTTTACAAAAAAGTATAACGAAGAAAGCGGTGACTTGGTCTTTGACCATTGGGGTAGCAATGAGGGATTTACTTCTTATATGGTCGGCTCTTTAGGTGATAAACAAGGACTGGTTATCATGACCAATAGTGATAATGGCTTTGGACTGATGGCTGCAATATCAAGAGCGGTAGCCCAGGAATATGATTGGGATTTACATAAGCCAAGAGTTTATAAAGCTACATCGATAGAAGAAAATAAATTAGAAGCCTTTGCTGGCAAATTCGGAGATGGCAAAGACGATGGTGAGGTTAACCAATTCACCATAATAGATGATGTATTGAACTTATCATTAAAAGAGTCAAAGGCGGCACAAGAATTGGTACCGATTGGCGATAATATATTCATAGCGCCATCACAATATGTCACGTACGAATTTTTGAAAGGAAAAGACGGTTCTATAAAGTGGGTGCGTGTAACGCATGAAAGTGGCTGGAATTATGACCTTATTAAATATCAATAA